In one window of Desulforhabdus amnigena DNA:
- a CDS encoding LamB/YcsF family protein, protein MSIDINCDMGESFGSYVIGEDEKVIPFITSANIACGYHAGDPLVMAKTVYLAKEHHVGIGAHPGYPDLLGYGRRALQTFPGEIKNYLLYQMGALRAFAEAAGARLRHVKPHGALYNLIAHNEAAAMEAVEAVKAFDPDLFFFILSGSLCAEMAEAFGLRVVQEVFPDRGYLSDGQLAPRGMERAVIHDASAVRTRVIKLVAEGRITSIEGQEIEIKADTLCVHGDTPGAWKLARVIRQAMEETGIEVTAPGKQENK, encoded by the coding sequence GTGTCCATTGACATCAATTGCGACATGGGAGAGAGCTTCGGCTCCTATGTGATCGGGGAGGATGAGAAGGTCATTCCATTCATCACGTCGGCGAACATCGCCTGCGGGTATCACGCCGGAGATCCCCTGGTCATGGCCAAGACCGTTTACCTGGCCAAAGAACATCACGTGGGAATCGGAGCTCATCCAGGATACCCGGACCTTCTGGGTTACGGGAGGCGCGCTCTTCAGACGTTTCCCGGGGAAATCAAGAACTACCTGCTTTATCAGATGGGAGCCCTCAGAGCATTTGCAGAAGCTGCCGGGGCAAGACTTCGGCATGTCAAGCCCCATGGTGCACTCTACAATCTTATCGCCCACAACGAAGCTGCCGCCATGGAAGCCGTTGAAGCGGTAAAGGCTTTTGATCCCGATTTGTTTTTCTTCATTCTTTCCGGGTCCCTGTGCGCTGAAATGGCAGAGGCGTTCGGCCTTCGGGTCGTGCAGGAAGTTTTCCCGGACCGGGGCTACCTGAGCGACGGACAGCTGGCTCCCCGCGGCATGGAAAGAGCCGTCATTCATGACGCATCCGCCGTGCGCACAAGAGTGATAAAACTGGTGGCGGAAGGCCGCATAACATCCATAGAGGGACAGGAAATCGAAATCAAGGCGGATACCCTCTGTGTTCATGGAGACACTCCAGGGGCATGGAAGCTGGCCAGGGTAATCCGTCAAGCCATGGAAGAAACGGGTATCGAAGTGACCGCTCCAGGAAAACAAGAAAACAAGTGA
- a CDS encoding 5-oxoprolinase subunit C family protein has translation MNTPTIEIIRPGPLATIQDRGRLGYQHMGVPVSGAMDLCAMRIGNALVGNDQYEACIEITLGGLEAVFLKKTLFAVTGPNEKATLNDFTIPSWTAMYAAKGDRLILERSATGGRDYLFLEGGVDVPVVLGSKSTYLRGRFGGMNGRPLRKGDILHTGKPGGKIVRNHPWSLIPPYSQQLILRVVLGPQDDCITEEGLNAFTSGIYRLTDRADRMGCALKGPRITHQKGPDIISDGIALGAVQVPGSGQPMILLADRPTTGGYVKIATVISQDISLIAQAAPGAEVRFSPIPLLKAREIYLKKEYALRRFILQGEPL, from the coding sequence ATGAATACACCAACTATTGAGATCATTCGTCCGGGGCCTCTTGCCACCATTCAGGACAGGGGGCGCCTAGGCTATCAGCACATGGGAGTGCCCGTTTCGGGGGCCATGGATCTTTGTGCTATGAGGATCGGTAACGCTCTGGTGGGAAACGACCAGTACGAAGCGTGCATCGAGATCACACTCGGAGGACTTGAAGCGGTCTTCCTGAAGAAGACGCTTTTCGCAGTAACTGGCCCCAATGAAAAGGCGACATTGAATGATTTTACGATTCCTTCCTGGACAGCCATGTATGCCGCCAAAGGGGACCGGCTCATATTGGAACGTTCTGCAACGGGAGGCAGAGACTATCTCTTTCTTGAAGGTGGGGTAGATGTGCCTGTCGTTCTCGGAAGCAAATCCACCTATCTGAGAGGCCGATTCGGAGGAATGAACGGAAGACCTTTGCGGAAGGGAGATATTTTGCATACGGGAAAACCAGGGGGCAAGATCGTCCGGAATCATCCGTGGAGTCTCATTCCCCCCTATTCCCAACAACTCATTCTGCGAGTGGTATTGGGGCCTCAGGATGACTGTATCACTGAGGAAGGCCTCAACGCTTTTACCTCCGGGATCTACCGCCTCACCGACCGTGCGGATCGCATGGGGTGTGCTCTGAAAGGACCCAGGATAACCCATCAAAAGGGCCCCGATATCATCTCCGACGGCATTGCCCTTGGAGCGGTACAGGTACCGGGAAGCGGCCAACCGATGATTCTTCTTGCAGATCGGCCCACCACAGGCGGTTACGTCAAGATCGCAACGGTCATCTCCCAGGATATCTCTCTCATTGCCCAGGCAGCACCGGGAGCGGAGGTGCGTTTTTCGCCCATCCCCCTTCTGAAAGCCCGGGAGATCTATCTCAAAAAAGAATACGCTCTGCGAAGATTTATTCTGCAGGGAGAACCCCTGTAA
- the pxpB gene encoding 5-oxoprolinase subunit PxpB, with amino-acid sequence MSDEQVKHKKLFWPRFLPCGETAVSVELGDTIDLETNRKVHALFHKLSEAALPGVISFNPTYRSLFIQYDPWECSFEQLILDIEKFMDEKEDHQDRKVTVEIPVCYGKEYGPDIEDVASFHDKSVDDVIALHSTPLYHVFMIGFTPGFAYLGGLDPGLFTPRKTTPRIRVPAGSVGIADQQTGIYSIESPGGWQLIGKTPLKLFDPQRTPPFLLEAGMSIRFRPISEDEYTNY; translated from the coding sequence GTGTCAGACGAACAAGTGAAGCATAAAAAACTCTTTTGGCCCCGGTTTCTTCCTTGCGGAGAAACCGCCGTCAGCGTGGAACTTGGGGATACGATCGATCTCGAAACCAATCGGAAGGTCCACGCATTGTTTCACAAACTGTCAGAAGCCGCTCTTCCAGGCGTTATTTCATTCAATCCGACCTATCGATCCCTCTTCATTCAGTACGATCCCTGGGAATGCTCTTTCGAACAGCTCATCCTCGATATCGAGAAGTTCATGGATGAAAAGGAAGATCACCAGGATCGAAAGGTCACCGTTGAAATTCCAGTTTGTTACGGCAAAGAATACGGGCCGGATATCGAGGATGTCGCATCCTTTCACGACAAGAGTGTTGATGACGTGATCGCTCTACACTCGACTCCTCTTTACCACGTTTTCATGATAGGATTCACTCCAGGATTCGCCTACCTTGGCGGCCTCGATCCGGGGCTTTTCACTCCGCGCAAAACGACTCCGAGAATACGTGTTCCAGCCGGAAGCGTCGGCATTGCCGATCAGCAGACGGGCATCTACTCCATTGAAAGCCCGGGCGGGTGGCAACTGATCGGGAAGACCCCTTTAAAGCTCTTTGACCCCCAACGCACTCCCCCATTTCTGCTGGAAGCGGGTATGTCCATACGATTCAGGCCCATAAGCGAAGATGAATACACCAACTATTGA
- a CDS encoding adenosylcobalamin-dependent ribonucleoside-diphosphate reductase, translating to MLEIKLSKNALKVLEARYLKRDAERRIIETPEELFHLVAGCIAQGEAMWVSPQQIDHWRREYLELMTSLDFLPNSPTLMNAGKPLGQLSACFVLPVEDSMEGIFEAVKQMALVQRTGGGTGFSFSRLRPKGDLVASTSGEASGPVSFMKIFDCATENIKQGGKRRGANMGVLRVDHPDIMEFITAKLDGVTLQNFNISVGATDTFMKALEQDSDYELIHPRTGKCVGRLRANAVFDTIVHAAWRTGDPGLLFLDTINRSNPTPRVGEIEATNPCGEIPLLPYESCNLGSINLSRMIHERQGHPSVDWQKLRATVRKAIRFLDDVIEAGRYPIPEIERMTKSNRKVGLGLMGFAELLIRLGVSYASPEAVTVAENIMRFIDEESLAISQELAAERGVFPNWKGSVYEDRGIQLRNATRTAIAPTGTISIIAGTSAGIEPLFALAYKRSHVLDGQTLYELNPLLLEYLARYGLDTNKIIPEILERGGLKDVDGIPGEIKRLFVTSLEIPFEQHLRIQAAFQRHVDNSVSKTINLPHDTAPSLVAEAYRQAWEMGLKGITIYRYGSKQTQVLELGVGEEALHYDHASRCDPEECKV from the coding sequence ATGTTGGAAATCAAACTTTCAAAGAATGCTCTCAAAGTACTGGAAGCGCGTTATTTGAAACGCGACGCGGAGCGGCGCATCATCGAGACTCCGGAGGAACTTTTTCATCTGGTTGCCGGTTGTATCGCTCAAGGGGAAGCGATGTGGGTATCCCCCCAACAAATCGATCATTGGAGGCGCGAGTATCTGGAACTCATGACGTCTCTCGACTTCCTTCCCAACAGCCCCACCCTCATGAATGCCGGCAAACCGCTCGGCCAACTGAGTGCCTGTTTTGTCCTGCCCGTGGAAGATTCGATGGAAGGCATTTTCGAAGCTGTCAAGCAAATGGCCCTAGTCCAGCGGACCGGCGGAGGAACCGGCTTTTCTTTTTCCCGACTGAGGCCCAAAGGTGACCTCGTGGCTTCCACTTCCGGCGAAGCTTCCGGCCCCGTCTCATTCATGAAAATCTTCGACTGCGCCACGGAAAACATCAAGCAGGGAGGGAAGCGGCGCGGTGCCAACATGGGTGTCCTGCGGGTGGATCACCCGGACATCATGGAGTTCATCACGGCAAAACTCGATGGGGTCACACTGCAAAACTTCAACATATCCGTCGGAGCGACGGACACCTTCATGAAGGCTTTGGAGCAGGATTCAGATTATGAACTGATCCATCCCCGGACGGGAAAATGCGTGGGCAGGCTTCGAGCCAATGCGGTTTTCGATACCATCGTGCACGCAGCCTGGCGAACCGGTGACCCCGGTCTACTTTTTCTCGATACGATCAACCGATCCAACCCTACGCCTCGAGTGGGTGAGATCGAAGCAACCAATCCCTGCGGGGAAATTCCGCTGCTCCCTTACGAATCGTGTAACCTCGGATCCATCAATCTTTCAAGAATGATTCATGAACGCCAGGGACATCCCTCTGTGGACTGGCAAAAACTCAGGGCTACTGTCCGCAAGGCGATACGTTTCCTGGACGATGTCATTGAAGCCGGCCGCTATCCCATCCCTGAAATTGAACGGATGACGAAAAGTAACCGGAAGGTCGGCCTGGGGCTGATGGGTTTTGCCGAATTGCTCATCCGCCTCGGTGTTTCCTACGCTTCTCCCGAAGCCGTTACCGTGGCCGAAAACATCATGCGTTTCATCGATGAAGAGTCTTTGGCCATTTCTCAAGAGCTTGCGGCAGAGCGCGGCGTCTTTCCCAACTGGAAAGGCAGTGTTTACGAGGATCGTGGAATCCAGCTGCGAAATGCCACGCGCACGGCCATTGCTCCCACGGGTACGATCAGCATCATCGCCGGGACAAGCGCTGGCATCGAGCCCTTGTTTGCTCTGGCCTACAAACGATCCCATGTGCTCGACGGTCAGACCCTCTACGAACTCAATCCTCTTTTGCTTGAATATCTGGCTCGCTACGGCTTGGATACAAATAAAATCATACCAGAAATCCTGGAGCGGGGCGGCCTGAAAGATGTTGATGGAATACCCGGGGAAATCAAGCGACTTTTTGTGACGAGCCTTGAAATCCCCTTCGAGCAACATCTTCGCATACAGGCGGCTTTTCAGCGCCATGTGGACAATTCCGTCTCCAAGACCATCAATCTGCCTCATGACACTGCCCCCTCCCTTGTGGCCGAAGCTTATCGCCAAGCATGGGAGATGGGGCTGAAAGGGATTACGATTTACAGGTATGGGAGCAAACAGACCCAGGTGCTTGAACTGGGCGTAGGTGAAGAAGCCCTTCACTACGACCATGCCTCCCGTTGTGACCCCGAAGAATGCAAAGTATGA
- the amrS gene encoding AmmeMemoRadiSam system radical SAM enzyme has protein sequence MQEARFYEKLDNEKVRCHLCAHECVIGPGKRGICMVRENQQGILYSLVYGKLISHQIDPIEKKPLFHFLPGSRAYSIATVGCNFQCLHCQNYEISQYPRLYDKKIIGEDTTPEELVAKVRVSRSASIAYTYTEPTIFSEFAYDTAVLARQEGIRNVFVSNGFMTEASAKAMAKVLDADNIDLKGFSDDFYRNICKAKLQPVLDTIVRMKELGVWIEITTLVIPGLNDSENELKAIAKFIKSIGPDIPWHVSAFYPTYKLLDRPRTPASTLQHAREIGLEVGLRYVYTGNIPGDEGENTYCYACGELLIERAGFTVRANHLREGTCPKCAARIDGIWK, from the coding sequence ATGCAAGAAGCCAGGTTCTATGAAAAGCTTGATAACGAGAAGGTTCGGTGCCATCTGTGTGCCCATGAATGCGTGATTGGACCCGGAAAACGCGGCATCTGTATGGTCCGGGAAAACCAGCAGGGAATACTCTATTCGCTGGTCTACGGAAAGCTCATCTCTCATCAGATAGATCCTATTGAGAAAAAGCCGCTCTTTCACTTCCTGCCCGGAAGCCGGGCCTATTCCATTGCAACCGTCGGCTGTAATTTTCAGTGTCTTCACTGCCAGAATTACGAAATTTCTCAGTATCCGCGCCTATACGATAAGAAGATTATCGGGGAAGACACAACGCCTGAAGAGCTCGTCGCCAAAGTTCGTGTCAGCCGCTCTGCCAGTATCGCCTACACCTACACGGAACCGACTATTTTTTCCGAGTTCGCCTACGATACGGCGGTTCTCGCCCGGCAGGAGGGCATTCGCAATGTTTTTGTGTCCAACGGATTCATGACCGAAGCATCCGCAAAAGCCATGGCCAAAGTCCTGGACGCCGACAACATCGATCTCAAAGGCTTTTCCGATGATTTTTACCGAAACATCTGTAAGGCAAAGCTGCAGCCCGTGTTGGATACCATCGTTCGGATGAAGGAGCTGGGAGTATGGATAGAAATAACGACCCTGGTCATTCCAGGCTTGAACGACTCTGAAAATGAATTGAAGGCCATTGCCAAGTTCATCAAGAGCATCGGACCGGATATTCCCTGGCACGTTTCAGCGTTTTACCCTACCTACAAGTTGCTGGATCGCCCACGCACCCCGGCATCCACGCTGCAGCATGCCCGGGAGATCGGCCTGGAAGTGGGGCTCCGCTATGTCTACACGGGCAATATCCCTGGCGATGAAGGAGAAAACACATATTGCTACGCATGTGGAGAACTCCTCATTGAACGTGCGGGATTCACTGTACGCGCCAATCATCTCAGGGAGGGAACCTGCCCCAAATGCGCCGCCAGGATCGATGGAATCTGGAAATGA